The following are encoded in a window of Manihot esculenta cultivar AM560-2 chromosome 8, M.esculenta_v8, whole genome shotgun sequence genomic DNA:
- the LOC110620510 gene encoding leucine-rich repeat protein 1 isoform X2: protein MGDALYALRRAVKDPGLVLQSWDPTLVDPCTWFHVTCDSDNRVTRLDLGNAKLLGNLVPELGKLQRLQYLELYMNELVGPMPKELGNLKSLVSLDLYHNNLTGSIPASISKLSSLKFLRLNGNRLSGRIPRELTKLGNLKILDVSDNDLCGTIPTSGSFCKFSEESFVNNPRLEGPELMGFVRYVGGGSC, encoded by the exons ATGG GAGACGCTCTGTATGCGTTAAGAAGAGCAGTGAAGGACCCAGGGCTTGTTCTGCAAAGCTGGGATCCGACCTTGGTGGATCCATGCACTTGGTTCCACGTCACCTGTGACAGCGACAATCGGGTTACCCGTCT AGACCTTGGGAACGCAAAACTGTTGGGTAATCTAGTACCTGAGCTTGGGAAACTCCAGCGTCTACAGTACTT GGAACTATACATGAATGAGCTGGTGGGTCCTATGCCAAAGGAGCTTGGAAATCTGAAGAGCTTGGTGAGCTTGGACCTCTATCACAACAATCTTACTGGGTCAATTCCTgcttccatctccaagcttTCCAGTCTCAAATTCCT GAGACTGAACGGTAACAGACTGAGTGGAAGGATACCAAGGGAACTAACAAAACTGGGAAACCTCAAGATCCT TGACGTGTCAGACAATGATTTGTGTGGCACAAtccccacctctggttccttctgTAAGTTCTCGGAGGAAAG TTTTGTAAATAACCCTAGACTGGAAGGCCCAGAACTGATGGGATTTGTGAGATATGTAGGAGGAGGAAGCTGTTAA
- the LOC110620510 gene encoding leucine-rich repeat protein 1 isoform X1 produces the protein MGSCTCTLFQLLVLLSIILAPTNANEEGDALYALRRAVKDPGLVLQSWDPTLVDPCTWFHVTCDSDNRVTRLDLGNAKLLGNLVPELGKLQRLQYLELYMNELVGPMPKELGNLKSLVSLDLYHNNLTGSIPASISKLSSLKFLRLNGNRLSGRIPRELTKLGNLKILDVSDNDLCGTIPTSGSFCKFSEESFVNNPRLEGPELMGFVRYVGGGSC, from the exons ATGGGTAGTTGTACTTGTACACTGTTTCAGCTTCTTGTTCTTCTATCAATCATTTTAGCACCCACTAATGCAAACGAAGAAG GAGACGCTCTGTATGCGTTAAGAAGAGCAGTGAAGGACCCAGGGCTTGTTCTGCAAAGCTGGGATCCGACCTTGGTGGATCCATGCACTTGGTTCCACGTCACCTGTGACAGCGACAATCGGGTTACCCGTCT AGACCTTGGGAACGCAAAACTGTTGGGTAATCTAGTACCTGAGCTTGGGAAACTCCAGCGTCTACAGTACTT GGAACTATACATGAATGAGCTGGTGGGTCCTATGCCAAAGGAGCTTGGAAATCTGAAGAGCTTGGTGAGCTTGGACCTCTATCACAACAATCTTACTGGGTCAATTCCTgcttccatctccaagcttTCCAGTCTCAAATTCCT GAGACTGAACGGTAACAGACTGAGTGGAAGGATACCAAGGGAACTAACAAAACTGGGAAACCTCAAGATCCT TGACGTGTCAGACAATGATTTGTGTGGCACAAtccccacctctggttccttctgTAAGTTCTCGGAGGAAAG TTTTGTAAATAACCCTAGACTGGAAGGCCCAGAACTGATGGGATTTGTGAGATATGTAGGAGGAGGAAGCTGTTAA
- the LOC110620305 gene encoding zinc finger protein CONSTANS-LIKE 14: MGTPKSETTQVPCDFCTDQVAVLYCRADSAKLCLFCDQHVHSANLLSRKHLRSQICDNCTSEPVSVRCATDNLVLCQECDLDAHGSNFVSASHDRTPIEGFSGCPSAMELALIWGFDLDEKKLDDPSTSLIPSWSGCGVQDVVMQVEPWMCRSNGGVSYLDLIVPNDKATVYGNVNNVEMVTMSKEQQSPTCGKYKHLIYKQLVELLNRNLITGDGGGGDGGGGGGDNLMPQTPNRSCWQGNVEAADFGNGNASNVASSTVPQQPLQEQAPFTSLLMMPSQMDLKPSGQVAGEDLIWDGNANAQGTQIWDFHLGQLRTHEESDQLELAYGSTDAGFVINNIGEFMKEASLSNAKILGDRYQLDCPFACDDMSLFNLKLQNNSNNATASQGPATSESNNLSIARPSSGSTFSKLKSSSGGKDSQFMDMEQKILVTGDSVSTMLATKADMELLAKNRGTAMQRYKEKKKTRRYDNHIRYESRKARADTRKRVKGRFVKATDAPNE; this comes from the exons ATGGGGACTCCCAAATCGGAGACTACACAGGTTCCCTGCGATTTTTGTACCGACCAGGTGGCGGTCCTCTACTGCAGAGCCGACTCCGCCAAGCTCTGTCTTTTCTGTGACCAGCACGTGCACTCCGCTAACCTGCTTTCGCGGAAACATCTCCGTTCTCAGATCTGTGATAACTGCACTTCCGAGCCTGTTTCTGTTCGTTGCGCCACTGACAATTTGGTGCTCTGCCAGGAGTGCGATTTGGATGCCCATGGTAGTAACTTTGTTTCCGCCTCTCACGATCGAACGCCAATTGAAGGATTCTCCGGATGTCCCTCCGCTATGGAGCTTGCTTTAATCTGGGGATTCGATCTTGATGAGAAGAAATTGGATGATCCTTCCACGTCGCTGATTCCGAGCTGGAGCGGCTGTGGGGTCCAGGATGTGGTGATGCAAGTCGAGCCATGGATGTGTAGATCTAATGGTGGAGTGAGTTATCTGGATTTAATAGTGCCTAATGATAAAGCCACGGTTTATGGGAATGTGAATAATGTAGAGATGGTGACAATGTCGAAGGAGCAGCAGAGTCCGACTTGTGGAAAGTACAAGCACCTGATATATAAGCAGTTGGTGGAGTTGTTAAACAGAAATTTGATAACTGGTGATGGCGGAGGCGGAGATGGAGGTGGCGGTGGAGGGGATAATTTGATGCCGCAAACACCAAATAGGAGCTGCTGGCAAGGGAATGTGGAGGCAGCCGATTTTGGGAATGGAAATGCCTCTAACGTTGCGAGTTCTACAGTTCCTCAGCAACCGTTGCAGGAACAGGCGCCATTTACATCCTTGCTCATGATGCCATCACAGATGGATCTGAAACCGAGTGGTCAGGTCGCTGGCGAGGATTTAATTTGGGATGGCAATGCCAATGCTCAGGGTACTCAG ATATGGGATTTTCATTTAGGACAATTGAGGACTCATGAAGAATCTGACCAGTTAGAACTTGCATATGGATCAACCGATGCCGGGTTCGTGATCAATAATATTGGTGAATTTATGAAAGAGGCTTCATTGAGTAACGCAAAAATATTGGGAGATAGGTACCAGCTGGATTGCCCTTTTGCATGTGACGATATGTCATTGTTTAAT TTGAAATTGCAGAACAACTCAAATAATGCAACAGCCAGCCAGGGTCCAGCAACATCTGAGAGCAACAACCTATCTATAGCACGGCCATCATCAGGCTCAACTTTCAGTAAGCTAAAAAGCTCAAGTGGGGGCAAAGACAGCCAGTTTATGGACATGGAGCAGAAAATCCTTGTTACAGGTGACAGTGTGAGCACAATGCTAGCAACTAAGGCTGATATGGAGCTGCTAGCAAAGAACAGAGGCACTGCCATGCAACGTtacaaagagaagaaaaaaaccCGAAG ATATGATAACCACATAAGATATGAATCAAGAAAGGCAAGAGCTGATACTAGGAAGCGAGTGAAGGGTCGATTTGTGAAGGCTACTGATGCTCCTAATGAGTGA